The sequence below is a genomic window from Cobetia sp. cqz5-12.
AGCGCTGCCACGTCGTCTCAATGTGGGTGTGATAAGGAAAAGATGGGGGCTTGTCGATCTGGTTGCAAGCTTTAGTCGCGCACGCCTGAGCGTACACGTTCATGCCTGCATCGCGACGCTCTGACATGAATGCGAGCATTTGCATGCATTTTCGCTCACATACACGACAAGCACCTCTCGACAGGCATGGCCAACTGGCGCCCCATTCAAGCGTCTCGCCGCCCGATGCAGGCCGGGATATTACCGCGCAGCACGCCCAGCACAGAACATCCACGCACGACGCCCATGAAGGGCAATCGTTGGCAGCAGACTGAGCGCGCAACCGAGAAGCTTCCATCTCAAACGCAAGAAGGCCCCCGGACATGTCCGGGGGCCTTCTGCTGAAACCTGTCACGTAACCTGATGCCTGGGCATCAGATCAACGCAGGGTTTCAGGCATCCATGTTGTCAGCAACAGCCTGACCGAACTCGGAGCACTTCAGCAGCTTGGCATCGTCCATCAGGCGATGGAAGTCATAGGTGACTTCGCCCTTGGCGATGGCCTTCTCGACGCCTTTCAGCACGAGATCAGCCGCTTCGACCCAACCCATGTGACGCAGCATCATCTCGGCAGAGAGGATGACGGAGCCCGGGTTGACCTTGTCCTGGCCAGCGTACTTCGGTGCAGTACCGTGAGTCGCTTCGAACATGGCGACGGTGTCGGACAGGTTGGCACCCGGCGCGATACCGATACCACCCACTTCCGCCGCCAGAGCGTCGGACAGGTAGTCACCGTTCAGGTTCAGGGTAGCGATGACGTCATATTCCGCCGGACGCAGCAGGATCTGCTGGAGCATGGCGTCAGCGATGACGTCCTTGACCACGATGTCCTTGCCGTTGTTCGGGTTCTTGAAGGTCATCCACGGGCCGCCATCCAGCAGCTCGCCGCCGAACTCGTCCTTGACGATTTCGTAGCCCCAGTCCTTGAAGGCACCTTCGGTGAACTTCATGATGTTGCCCTTGTGCACCAGGGTCAGCGACTCACGGTCGTTGTCGATGGTGTACTGGACAGCCTGACGGACCAGACGCTTGGTACCTTCTTCGGAGACCGGCTTGACGCCGATACCGCAGTTCTCCGGGAAGCGGATGTTGGTGACACCCATCTCTTCACGCAGGAACTTGATGACCTTGTCGGCTTCCGGCGTTCCCGCTTTCCATTCGACACCGGCATAGATGTCTTCGGAGTTTTCGCGGAAGATGACCATGTCGACGTCAGCCGGCTTCTTGACCGGGCTCGGCACACCAGTGAACCAGCGCACCGGGCGCAGGCAGGTGTACAGATCCAGCTTCTGACGCAGAGCGACGTTCAGGGAGCGGATACCACCGCCCACCGGAGTGGTCAGCGGACCCTTGATGGAAACGATGTAATCCTTGACAGCCTCGAGAGTCTCTTCCGGCAGCCAGGTGTCAGCATCATAAACGTGAGTGGCTTTTTCACCGGCGTAGACTTCCATCCAGTGAATCTTGCGCTCGCCGCCATAGGCCTTGTCGACAGCAGCGTCGATGGCAATCTTCATGGCCGGAGTCACGTCCACACCGATACCATCGCCTTCGATGAACGGGATGATCGGATTATTCGGAACGTTGAGGGTATTGTCGGAATTTGCGGTGATCTTGGCACCGCCTTCCGGGACGACAATCTTCTGGAACCCCATTGATAACTCCCCTGTCATGGATTCAGTGGAGGCGCGAGTATAGCACCCGTGCCGCTTCTCACAGTAGGCTTATACGGCAGCCGCGACAAAAGTCTAAACCATGTCTCTCATATATCTGCTTCACAAACCTTACCGCGTCCTGACCCAGTTCACCGACCGCGATCAGGGCCGCCAGACACTCGCGGATTTCATCGACGTGCCGGATGTCTATGCCGCCGGGCGCCTCGACTATGACTCCGAGGGACTGCTGCTGCTCACCAGTGATGGCGCGCTCTCCCACCAGATCGCACACCCGAGAAAGAAGCAGCCCAAGACCTACTGGGTGCAGGTGGAAGGTGCCCCTGACGAGCAGGCCATCGCCGCGCTGCGTGCCGGTGTCGAACTCAAGGATGGCATGACGCGCCCAGCCAAAGTGCGGCGCATCGAGCCCCCCGAGTTGCCAGACAGGCAACCCCCTGTGCGCTATCGCGCGAGCATTCCGACCCACTGGCTCGAGATCATCATCAGCGAGGGTCGCAATCGCCAGGTACGCCGCATGACCGCCCACGTCGGCCTGCCGACCCTGCGCTTGATCCGCGCGGCCATCGGCCCGTGGAAGCTCGATGGCCTTGCCCCCGGTGAATGGCGCAGCGAGGAAGTCGAGATGCCAGCGCCACCTCGCCGTGAGTCCCGCTCGCCACGCCACAAGGGCGCGACGGGCAAGCCGGGCGAGCGCCGCACCGGCAACGCTGGCCCACGGGGCAGTGGCGATAGAGGCAACAGCGCGGGCAAGAGCGGCAAGGGCTCAGGTCGGGGTTCCAGTCGGAGTTCTGGCCAGACTGAAGGCAAGACACCCGGCGCCCCCTCCCGTCGTCTCTCATCTCCCAAGAAAGGAAGGAAATCCTGATGGCTGCTCGCTGGACCCCGAATGTCACCGTCGCCTGCGTCGTCGAACGCGCCGGGCGCTACCTGATCGTCGAGGAAGACAAGGGCGGGCCCTGCACGGTGTTCAACCAGCCCGCCGGCCATCTCGAACCCCATGAGCGCATCATCGACGGCGTGCAACGCGAAGTCCGCGAGGAAACTGCCTGGCGCATCCTGCTGACCGGCTATCTCGGCCTCTATGTGCATGTGGCCGAGGATGGCACCCACTTCCACTCCCACAGTTTCGAGGCCGCCGCCCTTGAGCACCTGTGCACGCCGCTGGACCCTGACATCGTCAGAACGCACTGGTTGTCGCTTGAGGAGATCGAGCAACTCGAGGACATGGGCCGCCTGCGCAGCCCGCTGGTGACCCGTCGCATCCGCGATAGCCAGCGCGGCAAGCGTTTCCCGCTGGATGTGCTGCACGATTGAGCGATTGTCCGCGCAGCAAGTCCGCCGCCGGGCATGCTGCGAGCGGCGCATCTGGCCCAGTGCGGTAGACGGCGCAGGCGGGGTGAATCCCCCCCCCGCATTCAGGTATAATCCCGCCAATTCAAGCGGCGCCAGAATGACGGGGCTGCCGCCTCCCCTGTTTGTGACAACCCGCGGCCATGCGGGTGACGAGAGAACTGATGACCGCTGAAACCGGTACCAGAACCAAGGTCATCGTCGGCATGTCCGGCGGTGTCGACTCCTCCGTCTCTGCCCTGTTGTTGATGGAGCAGGGCTACCACGTCGAAGGCCTGTTCATGAAGAACTGGGACGAAGACGACGGTAGCGAATACTGCACCGCCCTCGAAGACCTGGCCGACGCCCAGTCCGTGTGCGACAAGCTCGGCATCAAGCTGCACACCGCCAACTTCGCCGCGGAATACTGGGACAACGTCTTCGAGCATTTCCTGGCCGAGTACAAGGCGGGCCGCACGCCGAATCCCGACATCCTGTGCAACCGCGAGATCAAGTTCAAGGTCTTCCTCGAGTATGCCGAGATGCTGGGCGCCGAGCTGATCGCCACCGGTCACTACGTGCGTGGCGGCGTGCGTGATGGTCTCCCGCGCCTGCTCAAGGGCCTGGATACCAACAAGGACCAGAGCTACTTCCTGCATGCCGTGCCGCAGGCGGCCATCGCGCGCACCCTGTTCCCTGTCGGTGAGCTCGAGAAGCACGAAGTGCGCGCCATCGCCGAGAAGCATGAGCTGATCACCGCGCGCAAGAAGGATTCCACCGGCATCTGCTTCATCGGCGAGCGGCGTTTCGCCGACTTCCTCAAGCAGTACCTGCCCGCTCAGCCCGGCAAGATCGAGACCCCCGATGGCGACGTCATCGGCGAGCACATGGGCCTGATGTACTACACCCTCGGCCAGCGCCAGGGGCTGGGAATTGGCGGCCTCAAGCGCTATCCGGACGCGCCCTGGTTCGTGTGTGCCAAGGATCTGGAGCGCAACGTGCTGATCGCCGTGCAAGGCAAGCACCACGACCTGCTCTACACTCAGGCGTTGAGCACCGAATCCGTCGACTGGGTCGCGGGCGAGCCGCCGCAGACCGACGCCAATGGCGAGCTGCGCATTCGCTGCAAGAACCGCTATCGCCAGGAAGATCAGGCCGCGACCTTGATCGTCAATGACGGCCAGCGTGTCGAGGTGCGTTTCGATGAACCGCAACGCGCCGTCACGCCCGGCCAGTCCGCCGTTTTCTATCTCGGCGACATCTGTCTGGGCGGCGGCGTGATCGACGCCGCCTGGAAACTTCCGGCGGTGGACGCCAGCGCTTCCACCGCCCCGCTCTCTGGCCCCGAGGAGTCCGCCGCGCAATGACCAGCGTGCCGATCCGTCCCGTCACTGATACCACTACCCGCCAGGCACTTTCGCTGGCGGGCGTCTTCCAGGCAGCTGCGCTGGTCGATGAGCTGGCCCGCCATGGCCAGTGCGATGAGCGCGCCTGGGAAACCCTGGTCAATGCCACGCTGGATACCAATCCCGAAAGCTTCGAAGCCATCTACGGCGGGCACCATAATCGCCTGCGGCTCGGCATCGACACCGTCAGTGCAGTGATGGAACGTCGCCAGGTCTCGCCCGTGGTGATGCGCTATGGCTTCTCGCTGGTGATGCTGATGAGCAAGCTCAAGAAGGACCCGGACATGCTGGACAAGCTGGGCGCGGGTCTCACACGCATCCAGGGCCAGGCAGAACACTTCGGGCCGACCCACGAGAACGTGATCGCCAGTCTGGGCGAGCTCTACCAGCAGACCCTCTCCACCTTCCACTATCGGATCGTGGTGCAGGGCGACCCCGGCCTGCTGCAGCAGCGCATGATGCCGGAACGCATCCGCTGTGCCCTGCTGGCAGGCGTGCGCTTCGCCCTGCTGTGGGACCAGCAGGGTGGCCGTCGCTGGAAGCTGGTCTTCCAGCGCAGCGCGCTCAAGAAGTCATTGCAGCAGCTGGGCTGAGCCGAGACCGCTCGCGCTCGCGCCAGCGCGTCACCTGACGCAACCTGATCCACACCCGAATTCGCTTCAACAACGCTGGAGCCCATCAACCGGGCTCCGAGACACTTGAACCGGCAGCGCATCATGTCCTGCCACCATCGGAAGATTCTCATCATGCAGCTGTCCGCCCTCACCGCCCTGTCTCCCGTCGATGGCCGCTATGGCGCCAAGACCGAGGCCCTGCGCGAGCACTTCAGTGAATTCGGCCTGATCCGTGCCCGCGTCATCGTCGAGGTGCGCTGGTTGCAACGCCTGGCCGCCCACGCCGAGATCGCTGAAGTGCCGGCCTTCTCCGCGGATGCCAACGCCGTTCTGGATAGCATCGTCAGTGAATTCAGTGTCGAGGATGCCCAGCGCATCAAGGACATCGAACGCACTACCAACCACGACGTGAAGGCGGTCGAGTACTTCCTGAAGGAAAAGGTCGAGAGCAACGCCGAACTCAACGCCGTCACCGAGTTCATCCACTTCGCCTGCACCAGTGAAGACATCAACAACCTGTCTCACGCCCTGATGCTGCGTGGCGGCCTGGACAAGGTGCTGCTGCCGCAGATGCGTGAAGTGACCGAAGCGATCGTCGCGCTGGCCCACCAGCACGCCGAACAGCCGATGCTCTCGCGCACCCACGGCCAGACGGCCAGCCCGACCACCCTCGGCAAGGAAATGGCCAACGTCGCCGCGCGTCTGCGTCGTCAGCTGGCCCAGATCGAACGCATCGAGATGCTCGGCAAGATCAACGGTGCCGTGGGCAACTACAACGCCCACCTGACCACCTATCCGGCCATCGACTGGGCGGCCAACGCCGAAACCTTCGTCGAGAGCCTCGGGCTGACCTTCAACCCGTACACTACCCAGATCGAGCCGCACGACTACATCGCCGAGCTGTTCGATGCCATCTGCCGCTTCAATACCATCCTGATCGACTTCGATCGTGACGTCTGGGGCTACATCTCGCTGGGCTACTTCAAGCAGCGTACCGTGGCCGGCGAGATCGGCTCCTCCACCATGCCGCACAAGGTCAACCCGATCGACTTCGAGAACTCCGAAGGCAATCTGGGCATCGCCAACGCCGTGCTGGGCCATCTGGCACAGAAGCTGCCGATCTCCCGCTGGCAGCGTGACCTGACCGACTCCACCGTGCTGCGCAACCTGGGCACCGGCCTGGCGCAGGGTCTGATCGCCTATCAGGCGACCCTGAAAGGCATCAGCAAGCTGGAAGCCAATCCGGAGCGTCTGAACGCTGATCTGGACAACAGCTGGGAAGTGCTGGCCGAGCCGATCCAGACCGTCATGCGTCGTTACGGCATCGAGAAGCCCTACGAGAAGCTCAAGGAGCTGACCCGTGGCAAGCGTATCGACCAGGCCGGTTTCGCCGCCTTCATCGAGACGCTGGAACTGCCGGAAGACGTCAAGACCGAGCTGAAGGCGCTGAGCCCGGCCAGCTACATCGGCAACGCCATCACACAGGCCAAGGCGCTCTAAGCGGCGCAGGTCACTGCAAGTCTTGAGACGCCGGGGCCTCTGCTCCGGCGTCATGCATTGCGTATTAGCCAGCATGCAGCACGCTGCACATTAAGCGACACACTGGATTCACGACCACTGATGCTCTCCGTCAGTGGGCACGACATGCCACGCCCCACCTGGGCTGGCATGGAACGCATCGCCTTCTGCCATCCGGCAAAACGGCTTCAACGACGTCATCGCGAGACCGCTGCCCCCTGACAGGCTGCCGTTCGCGTTCGAGAGGTTCTGCATGAGCACATCCCCCGCCCCCCGCGACACCGACACGCCACTGGCACTGTTGGGCGGCCTGAGCATCCGTGAATTCCTGCGCGATTACTGGCAGCAGAAGCCACTGCTGATCCGCGGGGCCTTCGCAGACTTCGAGACGCCGCTGGAAGCCGATGAACTGGCCGGCCTGGCCTGTGAAGATGGCATCGAAGCGCGTCTGGTCGAGGAAAACGGCCCGGACAAGGCCTGGCAGGTCAGCCACGGCCCCTTCGATGAAGCGACCTTCGCGCGTCTCGACGCCAAGGACGACAGCCAGTGGAGCCTGCTGGTGCAGGCGGTGGACCATTACGTCCCCGATGTCGCCGCGCTGTTCGAGCCCTTCACCTTCCTGCCGCGCTGGCGCCTCGATGACATCATGATCAGCTACGCGCCGACCGGTGGCAGCGTCGGCCCGCATCTGGACAACTACGATGTCTTCCTGCTGCAGGCCCAGGGCCAGCGTCATTGGCAGCTGGGTGGCATGCACGGTGACGACGCCGAGATCATCGATGGCATCGACCTGCGCATCCTCAAGCACTTCGAGGTCACGCCGGGCGAGGACTGGGTGCTGGAACCCGGCGACATGCTCTACGTGCCGCCGCGCCTGGCGCACCACGGCGTCAGCCAGTCCGATGACTGCATGACCATCTCCGTCGGCTTCCGTGCACCGTCCGCCGATGAAGTCGTCACCTCCTACGCCGACTATCTGGGTGCCAGCCTGCCGGAATCGCTGCGCTACCGTGATCAGGGCATGGCACCGGTCGCCAATGCCGGCGAGCTGGACGACGCCTCGCTGGAGCGTGTGCGCGAATTGCTGCTCAGCACGCTGGACAACCCGACCCAGCTGGCACAGTGGTTCGGTCGCTACATGACCCAGCCCAAGTATCTGGAGCAGCTCGCCACCCGCGAACCGGCCCTAAAGACGCATGAGCTGGTCGAGTATCTGGAAGATGAAGGCGTACTGGTGCGCTCCCTGGGCTCACGCTTCGCCTTCCGTCACGGTGAGAATGGCACCAGCACGCTGTTCGTCGATGGCGATGGCATCCCGGCCCCTCAGCCGCTGGCGGAAGCGCTGGCCTCTGATCAGCGCCTCACGGCGGTGTTGCTTGACTACACCACGGCAGACCTTGATCGCAGTGCCGTGGTCAGCCTGCTGACGGCGCTGATCAACCGCGGCAGCCTGATACTGGAATGTGACCTTCAGGACGAAGAGGACGATGAAGAATGAGTGACGCCATGATCAGCCTGGAACGGGGCGACTGGCAGACGCTGGGCAACGAGGCCAGCGAGATCCGCCGCGTCGTGTTCATCGAGGAACAGCAGGTGCCGCAGGAGGAAGAGTGGGACGGACGCGACGATGTCTGCGAACACTTCCTCGTGCATCTGGATGGTCGTACCGTCGGCACGGCCCGTCTGTTGCCGGACGGCCATGTCGGCCGCGTCGCCATCCTCGCCGAAGCGCGCGGGCTGGGGCTTGGCCAACGCCTGATGGAAGCGGTCATCCATGCTGCGCGTGAGGCTGGCCATGCTGAAGTACTGCTGGATGCTCAGACCCATGCGCTGGAATTCTATCAACGCCTCGGCTTCACGGCTTACGGCGGCGAGTTTCTCGACGCCGGCATACCGCACCGCAGCATGCGCTTGATTCTGAACTGAATTTTAGCGTCATGCTCAGGAAAACCGGCCCCATCTGGGGCCGGTTTTTTTGTGCCTTGAAGTGTCTTGTAGTCTGGCTACAACCCGCTCCTTGACCAAATCATCATTCCAAAAGCCCCATGGATACTGACATCATGACGTCATTGAGAAATATTAAAACGACTGTTTGCCAACGAGAATTCCGCAACGTTGAAACCGATATAAAACGATCGTTTTAATGCGACCAAGGAATGAAAGACAGCACTCAGTTTCGGAGCGATGCTAGAGATCAGGTCATTTACGCTGCACTGCGACATGACACGCTGCCAGATCCGGCACCGCCTTCAGGAGATTCGCCCATGCTCACCTCAGACACACGAACGCAGACCACCCTGATGGGCGGTAGAGGTGACCAGGTACTCGGGCATCCTGAAGATGCCTCTCTGGCCGAACAATGGCACAACGCCGAGATCCGCACGCGGATTCTCAAGCTGGCGCGCCCCCTCAAGGACCTGCTGCCACCGCAGACAGCGGAGACGGTGGCGGCACAGGCGCAGACGATCTGTCATCTGAGTCGCGACCAGCGCTGGCAGCTTCCCGGCGACCAGTGGCAACTGCGCTCACAGGCCAGCGGATGGCAGCTGCAGCGCCATGCAGAGCAGACAGCGACCACCGACGTGCAGGACGCGTCTGACCAGCTGGCACTTGCCGGACTCACAGATGACGTGAAGGGGATGCAACTGGGCAACCGTCCGCTCCCCCGGGCCCTCTGGACCCTGGCCGCCGCGCGGCATCGCGGCGAACGTCATTCGGTGCTGGCCATTGCCCAGATCAGCAGCGTGCGCGAAGCGCTGTGCTGGGGAGAGCTGATCTCACGGCTGCGCGCGCCGAACGGCAGACCACCGCGCATCGCCCTCACCCTCAGCCACTGCACGTTACCCACGCTGGAAGCCAGTCTGTACTTCCTGATGCCCTGGTTGGACAGCATCACGCTGACAGCCGCACCCGGCCTGGAAACTGCCTGCCTTGGCGTGATCAAGGCTCGCTTCAGACTTGCCGAGCCAGTGGAGCTCGACAACGCCACCGACGACGCCTGCTGTCGCACGGCGTGACTCCACTGACAACGCCTGAAAGATCAATAACAACAACAAACTGTCATGCAGCAACCTCAAGACGCCGAGCACCGCCACTCCCATTTCACGCGGCGCTCTCGCGTCAACGGCCAGACGATAGACAAGCGAACAGCAACAAGACACAGACAACACGCCAGGGGCTGAGCCCCGACGACGAAGCCATCAGGAGATGCCACCATGAGTCACACACGTGCCGATCAGATTGCCGCGCTCGAAAAGGACTGGGCCGAGAATCCGCGCTGGAAAGGGATCACTCGTCCCTATTCCGCCGAGGATGTGGTGCGCCTGCGCGGTTCCGTCCAGGAAGCCAATACCCTGGCGACCCGCGGTGCCGAGAAGCTCTGGAAACTGGTCAATGGTGATGCCAAGAAGGGCTACGTCAACTGTCTGGGCGCCCTGACCGGGGGCCAGGCCATGCAACAGGTGAAGGCCGGTATCGAGGCCATCTACCTGTCTGGCTGGCAGGTCGCCGCCGACAACAACACCAGTGAAGCCATGTACCCGGATCAGTCGCTCTATCCGGTGGATTCCGTGCCGACCGTGGTCAAACGCATCAACAACACCTTCCGCCGCGCCGACCAGATCCAGTGGCAGAAAGGTGCCAACCCGGGCGATGCCGGCTTCGTCGATTACTTCGCGCCTATCGTGGCGGATGCCGAGGCCGGTTTCGGTGGCGTGCTCAATGGCTACGAGCTGATGACCGCCATGATCCGTGCGGGCGCCTCCGGGGTGCACTTCGAGGACCAGCTGGCCTCGGTCAAGAAGTGTGGCCACATGGGCGGCAAGGTGCTGGTGCCGACTCAGGAAGCGGTGCAGAAGCTGGTCGCCGCTCGCCTGGCCGCTGACGTGGCGGGTGTCCCGACCCTGGTCATCGCACGTACCGATGCCAACGCCGCTGACCTGATCACCTCGGATGTCGATGACTACGACAAGCCGTTCCTGACCGGTGAGCGCTCCGACGAAGGCTTCTATCGCGTCAATGCA
It includes:
- the aceA gene encoding isocitrate lyase: MSHTRADQIAALEKDWAENPRWKGITRPYSAEDVVRLRGSVQEANTLATRGAEKLWKLVNGDAKKGYVNCLGALTGGQAMQQVKAGIEAIYLSGWQVAADNNTSEAMYPDQSLYPVDSVPTVVKRINNTFRRADQIQWQKGANPGDAGFVDYFAPIVADAEAGFGGVLNGYELMTAMIRAGASGVHFEDQLASVKKCGHMGGKVLVPTQEAVQKLVAARLAADVAGVPTLVIARTDANAADLITSDVDDYDKPFLTGERSDEGFYRVNAGLDQAIARGLAYAPYSDLIWCETAKPDLEEARRFAEAIKKEYPDQLLAYNCSPSFNWKKNLDDATIARFQQELSDMGYKYQFITLAGIHNMWFNMFDLAYDYAQGEGMKHYVEKVQEAEFAAAEKGYTFVAHQQEVGTGYFDDMTNVIQGGNSSVTALTGSTEEDQF
- the purB gene encoding adenylosuccinate lyase, giving the protein MQLSALTALSPVDGRYGAKTEALREHFSEFGLIRARVIVEVRWLQRLAAHAEIAEVPAFSADANAVLDSIVSEFSVEDAQRIKDIERTTNHDVKAVEYFLKEKVESNAELNAVTEFIHFACTSEDINNLSHALMLRGGLDKVLLPQMREVTEAIVALAHQHAEQPMLSRTHGQTASPTTLGKEMANVAARLRRQLAQIERIEMLGKINGAVGNYNAHLTTYPAIDWAANAETFVESLGLTFNPYTTQIEPHDYIAELFDAICRFNTILIDFDRDVWGYISLGYFKQRTVAGEIGSSTMPHKVNPIDFENSEGNLGIANAVLGHLAQKLPISRWQRDLTDSTVLRNLGTGLAQGLIAYQATLKGISKLEANPERLNADLDNSWEVLAEPIQTVMRRYGIEKPYEKLKELTRGKRIDQAGFAAFIETLELPEDVKTELKALSPASYIGNAITQAKAL
- a CDS encoding cupin domain-containing protein, yielding MSTSPAPRDTDTPLALLGGLSIREFLRDYWQQKPLLIRGAFADFETPLEADELAGLACEDGIEARLVEENGPDKAWQVSHGPFDEATFARLDAKDDSQWSLLVQAVDHYVPDVAALFEPFTFLPRWRLDDIMISYAPTGGSVGPHLDNYDVFLLQAQGQRHWQLGGMHGDDAEIIDGIDLRILKHFEVTPGEDWVLEPGDMLYVPPRLAHHGVSQSDDCMTISVGFRAPSADEVVTSYADYLGASLPESLRYRDQGMAPVANAGELDDASLERVRELLLSTLDNPTQLAQWFGRYMTQPKYLEQLATREPALKTHELVEYLEDEGVLVRSLGSRFAFRHGENGTSTLFVDGDGIPAPQPLAEALASDQRLTAVLLDYTTADLDRSAVVSLLTALINRGSLILECDLQDEEDDEE
- the hflD gene encoding high frequency lysogenization protein HflD, with protein sequence MTSVPIRPVTDTTTRQALSLAGVFQAAALVDELARHGQCDERAWETLVNATLDTNPESFEAIYGGHHNRLRLGIDTVSAVMERRQVSPVVMRYGFSLVMLMSKLKKDPDMLDKLGAGLTRIQGQAEHFGPTHENVIASLGELYQQTLSTFHYRIVVQGDPGLLQQRMMPERIRCALLAGVRFALLWDQQGGRRWKLVFQRSALKKSLQQLG
- the icd gene encoding NADP-dependent isocitrate dehydrogenase → MGFQKIVVPEGGAKITANSDNTLNVPNNPIIPFIEGDGIGVDVTPAMKIAIDAAVDKAYGGERKIHWMEVYAGEKATHVYDADTWLPEETLEAVKDYIVSIKGPLTTPVGGGIRSLNVALRQKLDLYTCLRPVRWFTGVPSPVKKPADVDMVIFRENSEDIYAGVEWKAGTPEADKVIKFLREEMGVTNIRFPENCGIGVKPVSEEGTKRLVRQAVQYTIDNDRESLTLVHKGNIMKFTEGAFKDWGYEIVKDEFGGELLDGGPWMTFKNPNNGKDIVVKDVIADAMLQQILLRPAEYDVIATLNLNGDYLSDALAAEVGGIGIAPGANLSDTVAMFEATHGTAPKYAGQDKVNPGSVILSAEMMLRHMGWVEAADLVLKGVEKAIAKGEVTYDFHRLMDDAKLLKCSEFGQAVADNMDA
- a CDS encoding NUDIX domain-containing protein, whose amino-acid sequence is MAARWTPNVTVACVVERAGRYLIVEEDKGGPCTVFNQPAGHLEPHERIIDGVQREVREETAWRILLTGYLGLYVHVAEDGTHFHSHSFEAAALEHLCTPLDPDIVRTHWLSLEEIEQLEDMGRLRSPLVTRRIRDSQRGKRFPLDVLHD
- a CDS encoding GNAT family N-acetyltransferase — protein: MSDAMISLERGDWQTLGNEASEIRRVVFIEEQQVPQEEEWDGRDDVCEHFLVHLDGRTVGTARLLPDGHVGRVAILAEARGLGLGQRLMEAVIHAAREAGHAEVLLDAQTHALEFYQRLGFTAYGGEFLDAGIPHRSMRLILN
- the mnmA gene encoding tRNA 2-thiouridine(34) synthase MnmA, encoding MTAETGTRTKVIVGMSGGVDSSVSALLLMEQGYHVEGLFMKNWDEDDGSEYCTALEDLADAQSVCDKLGIKLHTANFAAEYWDNVFEHFLAEYKAGRTPNPDILCNREIKFKVFLEYAEMLGAELIATGHYVRGGVRDGLPRLLKGLDTNKDQSYFLHAVPQAAIARTLFPVGELEKHEVRAIAEKHELITARKKDSTGICFIGERRFADFLKQYLPAQPGKIETPDGDVIGEHMGLMYYTLGQRQGLGIGGLKRYPDAPWFVCAKDLERNVLIAVQGKHHDLLYTQALSTESVDWVAGEPPQTDANGELRIRCKNRYRQEDQAATLIVNDGQRVEVRFDEPQRAVTPGQSAVFYLGDICLGGGVIDAAWKLPAVDASASTAPLSGPEESAAQ